A window of Formosa sp. Hel1_31_208 contains these coding sequences:
- the ettA gene encoding energy-dependent translational throttle protein EttA codes for MSDDKKIIFSMSGVTKTYQSANTPVLKNIYLSFFYGAKIGILGLNGSGKSTLLKIIAGVDKNYQGDVVFSQDYSVGYLEQEPKLDDDKTVMEVVREGAAETVAILDEYNKINDQFGLEEVYSNPDKMEKLMNRQAELQDQIDASNAWELDTKLEIAMDALRTPEGDKKIGVLSGGERRRVALCRLLLQEPDVLLLDEPTNHLDAESVHWLEHHLAQYKGTVIAVTHDRYFLDNVAGWILELDRGEGIPWKGNYSSWLDQKSKRMAQESKTASKRQKTLERELEWVRQGAKGRQTKQKARLNNYDKLMSQDQKQLDEKLEIYIPNGPRLGTNVIEAKGVSKGYEDKLLYEDLNFNLPQAGIVGIIGPNGAGKTTIFRMIMGEETPDKGEFVVGETTKIAYVDQAHSNIDPNKSIWENFSDGQELVMMGGKQVNSRAYLSRFNFSGSEQNKKVSLLSGGERNRLHLAMTLKEEGNVLLLDEPTNDLDVNTLRALEEGLENFAGCAVVISHDRWFLDRICTHILAFEGDSQVYFFEGSFSDYEENKKKRLGGDLMPKRIKYKKLVR; via the coding sequence ATGAGTGATGATAAAAAAATAATTTTCTCAATGTCTGGTGTTACTAAAACGTATCAATCAGCAAACACACCGGTATTAAAAAATATTTATTTAAGCTTTTTTTACGGAGCAAAAATTGGAATTTTAGGTCTTAACGGTTCTGGTAAATCAACCTTGTTGAAAATTATAGCTGGTGTTGATAAAAATTATCAAGGAGACGTCGTATTCTCTCAAGATTATTCTGTAGGTTATTTAGAGCAAGAACCAAAACTTGATGATGATAAGACAGTGATGGAAGTGGTGCGTGAAGGTGCTGCTGAAACTGTAGCAATTCTTGATGAGTACAATAAAATTAATGACCAATTTGGTTTAGAAGAAGTATATAGCAATCCAGACAAAATGGAAAAGCTAATGAATCGTCAAGCAGAGCTTCAGGATCAAATTGATGCTTCTAATGCTTGGGAACTAGATACCAAATTAGAGATTGCTATGGACGCTTTACGCACGCCAGAAGGAGATAAGAAGATTGGAGTTTTGTCTGGTGGAGAACGTCGTCGCGTGGCCTTGTGTCGTTTATTATTACAAGAACCAGATGTCTTGCTATTAGATGAGCCAACTAACCACTTAGATGCTGAATCAGTGCATTGGTTAGAACATCATTTAGCACAATATAAAGGTACGGTAATTGCGGTAACACACGATAGGTACTTTTTAGATAATGTGGCGGGTTGGATTCTAGAACTTGATAGAGGTGAAGGTATTCCATGGAAAGGAAATTACTCATCATGGTTAGATCAAAAATCTAAGCGTATGGCCCAAGAAAGCAAGACAGCATCTAAGCGTCAAAAAACCCTGGAACGAGAATTAGAATGGGTACGCCAAGGAGCTAAAGGTCGTCAAACCAAACAAAAAGCGCGTTTGAATAACTATGACAAATTAATGAGTCAAGACCAAAAGCAGTTGGATGAAAAACTAGAAATTTATATTCCTAACGGTCCACGTTTAGGTACCAATGTTATTGAGGCTAAGGGTGTAAGTAAAGGTTATGAAGATAAATTACTATATGAAGATTTAAATTTCAATTTACCACAAGCTGGGATTGTTGGTATTATTGGTCCAAATGGAGCTGGTAAGACCACAATTTTCCGTATGATTATGGGAGAGGAAACACCAGATAAAGGGGAGTTTGTTGTTGGTGAAACGACTAAAATTGCATACGTCGATCAGGCGCATTCTAATATCGATCCAAACAAATCAATTTGGGAAAACTTTAGTGACGGGCAAGAACTTGTTATGATGGGCGGAAAGCAAGTAAATTCAAGAGCCTATTTAAGTCGATTTAATTTCTCTGGAAGTGAACAAAATAAAAAGGTAAGCTTACTTTCAGGAGGTGAGCGGAACCGTTTGCATTTGGCAATGACACTAAAAGAGGAGGGAAATGTCCTGCTTTTAGATGAGCCAACAAATGATCTAGATGTCAATACACTTAGAGCCTTAGAGGAGGGGCTTGAAAACTTTGCAGGTTGTGCAGTAGTGATTTCTCACGATAGATGGTTTTTAGATCGTATATGTACACATATTTTAGCCTTTGAAGGGGATAGTCAAGTGTATTTCTTTGAAGGAAGTTTTTCAGACTATGAAGAGAACAAAAAGAAACGCTTAGGCGGTGATTTAATGCCAAAACGAATCAAGTATAAAAAGTTAGTTAGATAA
- a CDS encoding MBL fold metallo-hydrolase, with amino-acid sequence MKKLNYLLFLTCLSIIACKTEPKAQLADTADKGNTELVAEDPSENKRLEINPISHATMVLQYGDAIIYVDPTGGADAFKEFSTPDIVLITDIHGDHMDIETLKDIDLSLTTIIGPKAVIDQLPKDLAKIMVTLNNGDSYEPKNVSIEAVPMYNLREEALKFHEKGRGNGYVLTIGGERIYISGDTEDIPEMRSLEAIDKAFVCMNLPYTMTVEKAADAVLAFEPKEVYPYHYRGTDGLSDTTKFKTLVNEGNADIEVIQLNWYQ; translated from the coding sequence ATGAAAAAATTAAATTACCTCCTGTTTTTAACTTGTTTAAGTATTATTGCATGTAAAACAGAACCCAAAGCGCAATTAGCCGATACCGCGGACAAAGGGAATACGGAACTGGTTGCTGAAGATCCTTCAGAAAATAAGCGCTTAGAAATCAATCCTATTTCACATGCTACTATGGTGTTACAATATGGTGATGCTATCATCTATGTTGATCCTACTGGAGGTGCTGATGCTTTTAAAGAATTTTCAACTCCGGATATTGTTTTAATTACAGATATTCATGGGGATCATATGGATATTGAAACTTTAAAAGACATAGATTTATCTTTGACGACAATCATCGGACCTAAAGCTGTTATAGATCAACTCCCTAAAGATTTAGCTAAAATAATGGTGACGTTAAATAATGGTGACTCTTATGAACCTAAAAATGTATCTATAGAAGCAGTTCCAATGTACAATCTACGTGAAGAAGCTTTAAAATTTCATGAGAAAGGGCGTGGCAATGGATATGTATTGACCATTGGAGGCGAACGTATCTACATTTCAGGTGATACTGAAGATATTCCAGAAATGAGAAGTCTAGAAGCTATTGATAAAGCTTTTGTTTGTATGAATTTACCATATACCATGACTGTTGAAAAAGCAGCTGATGCTGTACTAGCCTTTGAACCTAAAGAAGTATATCCTTATCACTACAGAGGAACCGACGGATTGAGTGATACCACCAAATTCAAAACGCTTGTGAACGAAGGAAATGCGGATATAGAGGTTATTCAACTGAATTGGTATCAATAA
- a CDS encoding DoxX family protein, whose protein sequence is MKKDRLIYYTATGLLTMLLLFSVSMYFIKYEDIVNAFTSFGYPTYIIYPYAVIKLLGLVVLWMPRLKTIKEWAYAGFFYAFVLAFFAHYMIGDGEQGVAIIALILLIISYIFHKRTRVQQ, encoded by the coding sequence ATGAAAAAAGATAGACTTATTTATTATACAGCTACAGGTTTGCTTACAATGCTTTTGCTGTTTTCTGTTAGTATGTATTTCATTAAATATGAAGATATTGTAAACGCATTTACCAGTTTTGGATATCCAACTTATATCATTTATCCATATGCAGTCATAAAGTTATTAGGACTGGTGGTACTATGGATGCCGAGATTAAAAACAATCAAGGAATGGGCTTACGCAGGCTTCTTTTATGCTTTCGTTTTGGCGTTTTTTGCACACTACATGATAGGAGATGGAGAACAAGGTGTAGCGATTATTGCTTTGATTCTATTGATAATATCGTACATTTTTCACAAAAGAACTCGCGTACAACAATAA
- a CDS encoding pirin family protein — translation MKLNTIKRAGRSHFVNMGPIRLRQPFPTQAIEMIDPFVLLHHYGPYEISETNNPFDLGPHPHRGFEPVTFLVQGEQLHRDSLGHESIVQAGDVQWTTAGRGIIHAEKPSKEFVIKGGTIEGIQLWLNLPAEKKMIPANYQHAKHEEFNVIISEDRKIETRIIAGELNDLYGKIRTQTAVNAFMIDAKAGGEQSISYSNMHQSLLYLLKGKVTINGVEALELDHNQLMEFQQDGNGITIKAETDSILLFLSGEPLKETVATYGPYVMNSQTELMEAMRDYQMGKMGFLPAN, via the coding sequence ATGAAACTAAATACAATAAAAAGAGCAGGACGAAGTCACTTCGTTAATATGGGTCCAATACGATTGAGACAGCCATTTCCAACACAGGCCATTGAAATGATCGATCCCTTTGTTTTGCTACATCATTATGGTCCTTATGAAATATCAGAAACTAATAACCCGTTTGACCTAGGTCCACATCCGCATCGCGGATTTGAACCTGTTACATTTTTAGTTCAAGGGGAGCAGCTACATCGTGATTCTTTAGGTCATGAAAGTATTGTTCAAGCTGGTGACGTGCAATGGACAACAGCTGGACGCGGAATTATTCATGCAGAGAAACCTTCTAAAGAATTTGTAATAAAAGGCGGAACTATTGAAGGAATTCAGTTGTGGTTGAATCTTCCGGCAGAAAAGAAAATGATTCCAGCCAATTATCAACATGCAAAACACGAGGAATTTAACGTGATTATTTCCGAAGACCGTAAAATAGAAACCAGAATAATTGCAGGTGAATTAAATGACTTATATGGGAAAATTAGAACGCAAACAGCGGTTAACGCATTTATGATTGATGCAAAAGCTGGCGGAGAACAAAGTATTTCTTATTCCAATATGCATCAAAGTTTATTGTACCTACTTAAAGGAAAAGTAACGATTAATGGTGTTGAAGCTTTAGAGTTGGACCACAATCAATTAATGGAGTTTCAGCAAGATGGTAATGGAATTACCATAAAAGCTGAAACAGATAGTATATTATTATTCTTGTCTGGAGAGCCGTTAAAAGAAACTGTTGCGACTTACGGACCATATGTGATGAATTCACAAACAGAATTAATGGAAGCTATGAGAGATTATCAAATGGGTAAAATGGGATTTCTTCCAGCAAACTAA
- a CDS encoding acyl-CoA carboxylase subunit beta — protein MDLNFNKNEDHNKLLLSELKRRLAKVKLGGGEKRIEKHHAKGKMTARERVDYLLDSKKSSIEIGAFAGEDMYAEHGGCPSGGVVVKIGYVKGKQCIVVANDATVKAGAWFPITGKKNLRAQEIAIENRLPIIYLVDSAGVYLPMQDEIFPDKEHFGRIFRNNAVMSSMGITQIAAVMGSCVAGGAYLPIMSDEALIVDKTGSIFLAGSYLVKAAIGETIDNETLGGAATHCEISGVTDYKAKDDKDALETIQRLMDKIGDYDKAGFNRAASKKPKEQPDEIFGIVPRSRADQYDMKEVIKRLVDNSEFDEYKEGYGQTIITAYARIDGWAVGIVANQRKLVKTKKGEMQFGGVIYNDSADKATRFIANCNQKKIPLVFLQDVTGFMVGSKSEHAGIIKDGAKMVNAVSNSVVPKFTIIIGNSYGAGNYAMCGKAYDPRLIVAWPSAELAVMSGNSAAKVLLQIEKASLEKKGEKITTEKEKELFDTIKNRYDNQVSPYYAAARIWTDAIIDPLDTRTWISMGIEAANHAPIKKAFNLGVLQV, from the coding sequence ATGGATTTAAACTTCAATAAAAACGAAGATCACAATAAATTACTTCTTTCCGAATTAAAAAGACGACTGGCAAAGGTCAAATTAGGTGGCGGAGAAAAACGTATTGAAAAACATCACGCTAAAGGTAAAATGACAGCAAGAGAGCGTGTTGATTACCTCTTAGACTCAAAGAAATCATCGATAGAGATTGGTGCTTTTGCTGGTGAAGACATGTATGCAGAACACGGTGGTTGTCCGTCTGGTGGCGTTGTCGTGAAAATAGGTTACGTTAAAGGGAAACAGTGTATCGTTGTAGCTAATGATGCTACGGTAAAAGCTGGAGCATGGTTTCCTATTACAGGAAAAAAGAATTTAAGAGCTCAAGAAATAGCTATAGAAAACAGATTACCCATAATTTATTTAGTAGACTCTGCTGGCGTTTATCTTCCTATGCAGGATGAAATTTTTCCTGACAAAGAACATTTTGGGAGAATTTTCAGAAATAATGCGGTTATGAGTAGCATGGGAATCACACAAATTGCGGCAGTAATGGGCAGTTGTGTTGCTGGTGGTGCCTACCTACCAATTATGAGTGACGAAGCTTTAATTGTAGATAAAACAGGAAGTATCTTCTTAGCTGGAAGCTATTTAGTAAAAGCAGCTATAGGAGAAACTATTGACAATGAAACTCTAGGTGGTGCTGCCACACATTGTGAAATTTCAGGAGTTACAGACTATAAAGCAAAAGATGATAAAGATGCATTGGAAACCATTCAACGATTAATGGATAAAATTGGTGATTATGATAAAGCTGGTTTTAATCGTGCTGCTTCAAAAAAGCCAAAAGAACAACCAGATGAAATTTTCGGAATTGTTCCACGTTCTAGAGCTGATCAATATGACATGAAAGAGGTTATCAAGCGATTGGTTGATAATAGTGAATTTGACGAATATAAAGAAGGTTATGGACAAACCATTATTACTGCTTATGCCAGAATAGACGGCTGGGCTGTCGGTATCGTAGCCAATCAACGTAAACTAGTAAAAACCAAAAAAGGTGAGATGCAGTTTGGAGGTGTGATTTATAATGATAGCGCTGATAAAGCTACGCGCTTCATCGCAAATTGTAATCAGAAGAAAATACCTTTAGTCTTTTTGCAGGATGTCACTGGTTTTATGGTAGGCAGTAAATCTGAACATGCCGGTATTATTAAAGACGGTGCCAAAATGGTGAATGCGGTTAGTAATTCGGTAGTACCAAAATTCACTATTATTATTGGTAATAGTTATGGTGCTGGGAATTATGCCATGTGCGGAAAAGCATACGATCCAAGATTAATTGTAGCTTGGCCAAGTGCTGAATTAGCTGTGATGAGTGGAAACTCTGCCGCGAAAGTATTATTACAAATTGAAAAAGCGTCCTTAGAAAAGAAAGGTGAAAAAATCACCACAGAAAAAGAAAAAGAACTTTTCGATACTATAAAAAACAGATACGATAATCAAGTGTCCCCTTATTATGCCGCAGCGCGCATATGGACAGATGCTATTATCGATCCCTTAGACACCAGAACATGGATTAGTATGGGTATTGAAGCCGCTAACCATGCCCCTATCAAAAAAGCTTTTAATTTGGGTGTGTTGCAAGTTTAG
- a CDS encoding nitrate/nitrite transporter, giving the protein MQQKSINKQPPYVIILLILAAEAVFILPFVLQRIFRPTFLETFAINNEELGYCFSVYGIVALFSYLFGGPLADKFHPKNLMASALLLTALGGVYLASYPSLENLRLLYGYWGFTTIFLFWAAMIKATRIWGGQDKQGVAFGFLDGGRGLVAAAFGSVGVLIFALFIDVDVSDSSLLDRKYAFKQVVLTCSAIVACISVLVFFFLKPIKADMSTGAHLKYFDLSAFKQLIKMPSIRLLMLIILCAYTGYKATDLFTLYATDVMGYDAIKSASVGTSLLYVRPVIGVVIGFMADRTRASLWLVIGFILTMLSSIIFTLDIVNASTTLLFIINILLMAIGVYSCRVLYFATLEEAKIPVALTGTAVGLVSVVGYTPDIFSGPMFGILVDNPDKVAGLQNAFLVLTLFSIIGLLASFRFYKLHRRS; this is encoded by the coding sequence ATGCAACAAAAATCAATAAATAAACAGCCTCCATATGTTATCATCTTATTGATTTTAGCAGCAGAGGCTGTTTTTATTTTACCCTTTGTCTTACAACGTATTTTCAGACCCACTTTTTTAGAGACATTTGCTATTAATAATGAAGAATTAGGCTATTGTTTTTCAGTATATGGTATTGTGGCTCTATTTTCTTATTTATTTGGAGGGCCTTTAGCTGATAAGTTTCATCCTAAAAATTTAATGGCATCGGCACTTTTATTGACCGCCTTAGGAGGTGTTTATCTTGCTTCCTATCCCTCTTTAGAAAACCTGAGACTCCTATACGGATATTGGGGTTTTACCACCATATTTTTGTTCTGGGCTGCGATGATTAAAGCGACCCGAATATGGGGAGGTCAAGACAAGCAAGGTGTTGCCTTTGGTTTCTTAGATGGTGGACGAGGTTTAGTTGCCGCTGCTTTCGGTTCTGTTGGTGTTTTAATATTTGCCTTATTCATTGATGTTGATGTTTCCGATAGCTCATTATTAGACCGAAAATACGCCTTTAAACAAGTCGTATTAACGTGTTCAGCTATCGTAGCATGTATTAGTGTGTTGGTCTTCTTCTTTCTAAAACCAATTAAAGCAGATATGAGTACAGGCGCACATCTCAAATACTTCGACTTATCGGCTTTTAAGCAACTTATTAAAATGCCCTCTATACGATTACTTATGCTCATTATTCTTTGTGCATATACTGGTTATAAAGCCACCGATCTATTCACACTTTACGCTACAGACGTCATGGGATATGATGCCATCAAATCGGCGAGTGTAGGAACATCATTATTATATGTGCGACCGGTGATTGGAGTGGTTATTGGGTTCATGGCAGACAGAACACGTGCTTCATTATGGCTTGTGATAGGATTTATATTAACCATGTTATCAAGTATCATCTTTACTTTGGATATCGTCAATGCTAGCACTACATTACTTTTTATCATTAATATCTTACTAATGGCTATTGGCGTGTATTCTTGTCGTGTCTTGTATTTTGCTACTTTAGAAGAAGCTAAGATACCTGTTGCTTTAACTGGAACTGCAGTAGGTCTCGTGTCTGTTGTTGGCTATACCCCAGATATTTTCTCTGGACCAATGTTTGGCATACTTGTCGATAATCCAGATAAAGTTGCCGGATTACAAAATGCATTTTTGGTACTCACTTTGTTTAGTATCATTGGTTTATTAGCCTCTTTTCGGTTTTATAAGCTGCACAGGAGATCTTAA
- a CDS encoding pirin family protein: MKTIIHKAETRGFANHGWLKSHHTFSFASYQNPERMNFGVLRVLNDDVVQPKMGFGTHPHQNMEIISIPLKGALSHKDSMGNKRAIEVGEVQVMSAGTGLTHSEFNDSKTDEVNFLQLWIIPEEMSVKPNYEQRKFSFQGRKNQLQTVVAPKNQLEGDALPISQQAFIYRTNLDAAHTLDLNVKSEYNGFYVFVIEGSIEVNNIALVKRDAIGVSELNTMKIKAINNSELVILEVPMK, from the coding sequence ATGAAAACGATAATACATAAAGCAGAGACACGAGGATTCGCAAATCATGGATGGTTGAAATCACACCATACGTTCAGTTTCGCAAGTTATCAAAATCCGGAACGCATGAATTTTGGAGTACTTCGAGTGTTAAATGATGATGTAGTGCAACCTAAAATGGGATTTGGGACACATCCCCATCAAAATATGGAAATCATTTCGATCCCGTTAAAAGGCGCATTATCTCATAAAGATAGTATGGGAAATAAGCGTGCTATAGAAGTTGGGGAAGTCCAAGTAATGAGTGCAGGTACAGGTTTAACCCATTCTGAATTTAATGATAGTAAGACGGATGAGGTGAACTTTTTGCAGTTATGGATTATTCCTGAGGAAATGAGTGTTAAGCCCAACTATGAACAACGAAAATTTTCTTTCCAAGGGCGAAAAAATCAGTTACAAACTGTAGTTGCTCCTAAGAATCAATTAGAAGGTGATGCCTTACCAATAAGTCAGCAAGCATTCATTTACAGAACTAATTTAGATGCAGCGCATACTTTGGATCTAAATGTGAAATCTGAATATAATGGTTTCTATGTATTTGTGATTGAGGGAAGTATTGAAGTGAACAATATCGCTTTAGTAAAAAGAGACGCAATAGGTGTTTCCGAGTTAAACACTATGAAAATAAAAGCAATAAATAATTCAGAATTGGTTATCCTTGAGGTTCCTATGAAATAA
- a CDS encoding NADPH-dependent FMN reductase, which produces MKQILAFAGSNSKNSINKELVAYASSKVDGAEVQLLDLNDFDLPLYGMDHEIEHGIPDNAKQFLEHIKSADGIVVSLAEHNGSYATVFKNLFDWMSRIEAKTFFGKPMLLMATSPGGRGGESVLEAAADRFPRHDANIVGKFSLPSFGTHFENGQIIDANLNTELLEEIKQFQESL; this is translated from the coding sequence ATGAAACAAATATTAGCATTTGCAGGCAGCAACAGTAAAAACTCAATAAATAAAGAATTAGTAGCATATGCATCATCTAAGGTAGATGGGGCTGAAGTACAATTATTAGATCTCAACGATTTTGATTTACCTTTATACGGTATGGACCATGAAATTGAGCATGGAATTCCAGATAATGCAAAACAATTTTTAGAGCATATCAAATCAGCTGATGGCATAGTCGTATCACTTGCAGAACACAATGGCAGTTATGCAACAGTTTTTAAAAACTTATTTGATTGGATGTCCAGAATTGAAGCTAAAACATTTTTTGGAAAACCTATGCTCTTAATGGCAACATCACCAGGTGGTCGAGGAGGTGAATCTGTATTAGAAGCAGCAGCTGATCGATTTCCACGACATGACGCCAATATTGTTGGGAAATTCTCACTTCCATCTTTTGGCACTCACTTTGAAAATGGACAAATCATTGATGCTAATTTAAATACGGAATTGTTAGAAGAGATTAAACAATTTCAAGAGAGTTTGTAA
- a CDS encoding CAL67264 family membrane protein — protein MAMNKNTVLAWATTIMIIVGLGLIALGAFRYDDVAGWGFAAVGIGFFAIAWVFNALKGRV, from the coding sequence ATGGCAATGAATAAAAATACAGTGTTGGCTTGGGCTACCACAATAATGATAATAGTAGGATTAGGTTTAATTGCTCTTGGCGCATTTCGATATGATGACGTGGCAGGTTGGGGGTTTGCAGCTGTAGGTATTGGTTTTTTCGCTATAGCATGGGTCTTTAACGCTTTAAAAGGTAGAGTATAA
- a CDS encoding MarR family winged helix-turn-helix transcriptional regulator, whose product MGDISKDINSTFPNSKVKALLNIIYTANWISSHQNAFFKPFGISPQQFNILRILRGAGKPIKVQTIKERMLERAPNATRLMDKLCDKQFIERLPCPEDRRVVHIQITNKGLDLIDLISKEFKEDLLENLSEKEADQLSNLLDKIR is encoded by the coding sequence ATGGGAGACATTTCCAAAGATATAAACTCTACGTTTCCAAATAGTAAAGTAAAAGCATTACTAAATATTATTTATACAGCCAACTGGATAAGTAGCCATCAAAATGCTTTTTTTAAACCTTTTGGGATTTCGCCACAACAGTTTAATATTTTAAGAATTCTTCGTGGAGCAGGTAAGCCTATTAAAGTACAAACCATAAAAGAACGAATGCTTGAACGTGCTCCCAACGCAACCCGATTAATGGATAAATTATGTGATAAACAGTTCATTGAACGATTACCTTGCCCCGAAGACAGAAGAGTAGTTCATATTCAAATAACTAACAAAGGGCTTGATTTAATAGATCTTATCTCTAAAGAGTTTAAAGAAGATTTATTAGAAAATTTAAGCGAAAAAGAAGCAGATCAGCTAAGTAATCTGCTAGATAAAATACGTTAG
- a CDS encoding agmatine deiminase family protein, translated as MKSIKQKLSVFICLLFFIQFNVAQEEQTLPKGLSENEKTLVSQFQFRSTTTSAAPSGAVRAAAEWEEVEYLVVRWTSGYQNILRQIVQVGVTECKVIIVTQNQTSVSNYLSSNGIDLTNVSFLNVASNSIWIRDYAGNTIYTDDVGERGLVDWIYNRPRPDDDVVPTEHANMLGLPIYVTDSGTNDMVNTGGNYMSDGLGNAFASELILEENEAGNPYGVTVKTETEIDNIMYNYMGISNYIKMPTLPYDGIHHIDMHMKLLDEETLLVSRYPSGVADGPQIEANMQYVLNNFQSPFGTPYKVEWIDSPPSTSGLYPDNGGYYRTFSNSLILNKSILVPTYRPSVDGPALDKYEELMPGYNVVGIDVDNSGENLIASSGAIHCITHTIGVAEPLWIVHQPVDIVNTGTTITIDALIKHVSGITNATVFWREIGNLTFNETAMSYVSGDDWTADLPLAASATNIDYYIAAEANSGKVLTRPLVAPSGFWTTSTSTLSIEDWADYNISAPYPNPTKDNVSFNVNNLNGLIDVSIYNNLGQQLFKDNILVSRGSIELELNAEWQGMLYVVFEGDFGTVNKKIIKL; from the coding sequence ATGAAATCAATTAAACAGAAGCTTTCTGTCTTTATTTGTCTGTTATTTTTTATCCAATTTAACGTCGCTCAAGAAGAGCAAACCCTACCAAAAGGTCTATCCGAAAACGAAAAGACCTTAGTCTCTCAATTTCAATTTAGAAGCACAACAACTTCTGCAGCCCCTTCAGGCGCTGTAAGAGCAGCTGCTGAATGGGAAGAGGTTGAATATCTTGTTGTAAGATGGACGTCTGGATATCAAAATATTTTACGTCAAATTGTCCAAGTAGGGGTGACTGAATGTAAAGTCATTATCGTCACACAGAACCAGACTTCGGTATCAAATTACCTAAGCTCAAATGGTATCGATTTAACTAATGTCTCTTTTTTAAACGTGGCTTCCAATAGTATTTGGATTCGTGATTATGCCGGTAATACTATTTATACGGATGATGTAGGAGAACGAGGTTTAGTAGATTGGATTTATAATCGACCAAGACCAGATGATGATGTTGTACCAACTGAGCACGCAAATATGCTTGGTCTGCCTATTTATGTGACAGATTCGGGCACCAATGACATGGTTAATACAGGAGGTAATTACATGTCTGACGGCTTAGGGAACGCATTTGCTTCAGAACTTATTTTAGAAGAAAATGAAGCAGGCAATCCCTACGGTGTAACAGTAAAAACAGAAACGGAAATTGACAATATCATGTATAATTACATGGGAATTTCAAATTATATTAAAATGCCAACTTTACCCTATGACGGTATCCATCATATAGATATGCATATGAAGTTGTTGGATGAGGAAACTTTATTGGTGAGCAGATATCCTAGTGGAGTAGCCGATGGACCTCAGATTGAAGCAAATATGCAATATGTGCTTAATAATTTTCAATCCCCTTTTGGGACACCGTATAAAGTAGAATGGATAGATTCACCGCCAAGTACATCAGGACTCTATCCAGATAATGGTGGCTACTATCGCACATTTAGTAATTCGTTAATTTTAAACAAATCCATTCTTGTACCAACATACAGACCATCTGTCGATGGACCTGCACTTGATAAATATGAAGAATTAATGCCAGGATATAATGTCGTTGGCATTGACGTGGATAACAGTGGAGAAAATCTTATCGCATCAAGTGGAGCAATACATTGTATTACACATACGATAGGAGTTGCTGAACCACTATGGATAGTCCATCAACCAGTGGATATAGTAAATACAGGTACAACAATTACCATAGATGCTCTCATTAAACATGTTTCGGGAATAACTAATGCCACAGTATTTTGGAGAGAAATAGGGAATCTAACATTTAATGAAACTGCCATGTCCTATGTTAGTGGTGATGATTGGACCGCAGATTTACCTCTCGCGGCTAGCGCCACTAATATTGATTATTATATTGCAGCCGAAGCCAATTCTGGTAAGGTATTAACCAGACCGTTAGTTGCTCCATCAGGATTTTGGACAACATCAACGAGTACACTTTCCATAGAAGATTGGGCAGATTATAATATTTCGGCGCCGTATCCAAACCCTACAAAAGATAATGTGTCTTTTAATGTCAATAATCTTAATGGCCTCATCGATGTCTCTATTTATAATAATTTAGGGCAACAGTTATTTAAGGATAATATTCTTGTCAGTAGAGGAAGTATAGAATTGGAGTTGAATGCCGAATGGCAAGGTATGCTATATGTCGTTTTCGAAGGTGATTTTGGGACTGTAAATAAAAAGATTATTAAACTTTAA